One genomic segment of Catalinimonas alkaloidigena includes these proteins:
- a CDS encoding UxaA family hydrolase — protein MRKKILKIHPNDNLIVALDDLSNGEKVELEGETYQIQGGIPPKHKFVTQDLEVGDKIYMYGVLVGKAMQPIKKGEAITVSNVKHDADTFSLGKRKTEWNAPDASSWKDTQFMGYHRENEQVGVANYWLFIPLVFCENRNINVIREALVKDLGYDRNRTVDFDIQSLISKHQHGASSDELLTTEIVITAEEMQSKRTFPNVDGVKFLTHEGGCGGTREDSNTLCALFAGYITHPNVAGATVLSLGCQNAEVKILQEEIKKRDPNFNKPLYIMEQQKSKSEREFISAAIKKTFVGLTEANKIERKPAPLSKLVVGLECGGSDGFSGISANPSVGHAADLLVALGGSVILSEFPELNGVEQELTDRCIDDATAEKFISIMRAYSASAEAVGSGFDANPSPGNIKDGLITDAIKSAGAAKKGGTSPVVDVLDYTEPVTKNGLNLLCTPGNDVESTTGLAGSGASIILFTTGLGTPTGNPVAPTLKISSNSVLAKRMEDIIDINAGTVISGEDSINSKGEEILDFIIRTASGTYTPKAVAIGQDDFIPWKRGVSL, from the coding sequence ATTTATATGTATGGTGTTTTAGTCGGCAAAGCTATGCAACCGATTAAAAAAGGAGAGGCCATCACGGTAAGTAATGTAAAGCATGACGCTGATACTTTTTCTTTAGGAAAAAGAAAAACGGAATGGAATGCTCCTGATGCTTCTTCCTGGAAGGACACACAGTTTATGGGTTATCATCGGGAGAATGAACAGGTGGGCGTAGCCAACTACTGGCTGTTTATTCCTCTGGTATTTTGTGAGAATCGAAATATCAATGTCATCCGGGAAGCTTTGGTAAAAGACCTGGGCTATGACCGTAACCGCACTGTAGATTTTGACATTCAATCGCTTATTTCCAAACACCAGCACGGAGCATCTTCTGATGAGTTACTCACTACCGAAATTGTAATTACTGCCGAGGAGATGCAAAGCAAACGTACATTCCCTAACGTTGATGGTGTAAAATTTCTGACCCATGAAGGAGGCTGTGGAGGGACACGCGAGGATTCAAACACGCTTTGTGCCCTCTTTGCCGGATATATTACGCATCCTAATGTGGCTGGAGCTACTGTACTCAGCCTGGGATGCCAGAATGCCGAAGTAAAAATCCTGCAGGAAGAGATCAAAAAACGTGACCCTAACTTTAACAAGCCGCTCTATATTATGGAGCAGCAGAAAAGTAAATCTGAAAGAGAGTTTATCAGTGCGGCCATCAAGAAAACATTTGTAGGCTTGACTGAGGCAAATAAAATAGAGCGCAAGCCTGCTCCACTAAGTAAATTGGTAGTCGGCCTGGAATGTGGTGGTTCAGATGGCTTCTCCGGTATTTCTGCCAATCCCTCCGTAGGACATGCCGCTGACCTTTTGGTAGCCCTGGGAGGCTCCGTAATTTTATCCGAGTTTCCTGAACTTAATGGTGTAGAGCAGGAGCTTACTGACCGCTGTATAGATGATGCCACTGCCGAAAAGTTTATCAGCATTATGCGGGCTTATAGTGCCAGTGCAGAAGCAGTAGGCAGTGGTTTTGATGCCAACCCGTCTCCCGGCAATATCAAAGATGGTCTCATTACCGATGCCATTAAATCTGCCGGAGCGGCAAAAAAAGGAGGGACTTCTCCCGTAGTGGACGTACTGGACTATACCGAGCCTGTCACCAAAAACGGTTTAAATTTACTTTGCACGCCCGGTAATGATGTAGAGTCTACTACCGGACTGGCAGGCTCCGGTGCTTCTATCATTCTCTTTACTACCGGATTAGGTACGCCTACAGGCAACCCTGTGGCTCCCACCCTCAAGATATCCAGTAATTCAGTACTGGCGAAGCGTATGGAGGATATCATAGATATCAACGCGGGGACTGTAATTAGTGGAGAAGATTCCATAAATAGTAAAGGCGAAGAGATTCTGGATTTTATCATTCGTACTGCAAGTGGCACTTATACCCCTAAAGCTGTAGCTATCGGGCAGGATGATTTTATCCCCTGGAAGAGAGGCGTATCTTTATAA
- a CDS encoding tagaturonate reductase, translating into MSERLNQQLVLKSKLDTNEKPYLPTKAQIEAPDKIVQFGSGALLRGLIDFFIDKAQREGKFDGRTVIVNNTKSGRSTRFNEQDGLFTLCVEGFSKGETVKEYIVNAAISKALPAADHWQDILAYARNPEVNTVISNTTEIGITLHKDDDLKANPPKSFPGKLTAFLYERFMTLGGSADSGMLILPTELILDNGSKLKDIVLELSVINRLGSDFTDWIKEHTIFCNTLVDRIVPGEPEEVKQQKIEEELGFEDQLLTISEVYRLFAVEGDKEKILAKAPWLAVDEGIIISEDITPYRERKLRILNGGHTISVAAGYLCALETVYDCMEDEVMSQFISKVIKKEIVPTLEIDQKMASDFANDVLDRFRNPFLNHKLISITLQYTSKMNMRNGLTFKRYCDKYGEAPELMSAGFAAYLMFLRPVKKEDGTYYGEFNGQNYPINDDQADYFYQIWMDADLNDPVLVNDLVDKVLLNQQIWEQDLKNLGDFAAKVKHYLGEFEQKGVRATLAEIVNK; encoded by the coding sequence ATGTCTGAGCGATTGAATCAGCAACTTGTACTTAAATCAAAACTTGACACCAACGAAAAACCATATCTCCCCACAAAAGCACAAATTGAAGCTCCTGACAAGATTGTGCAGTTTGGCTCAGGAGCCCTATTAAGAGGCTTAATAGACTTTTTCATTGACAAAGCACAAAGAGAAGGAAAGTTTGACGGGCGCACGGTGATCGTTAATAATACCAAATCTGGCAGAAGCACGCGTTTCAATGAACAGGATGGCCTTTTTACGCTTTGTGTAGAAGGTTTTTCCAAAGGGGAAACAGTAAAAGAATACATTGTCAATGCAGCCATCAGCAAAGCACTACCTGCTGCTGATCATTGGCAGGACATACTAGCCTATGCTCGTAATCCGGAGGTAAACACAGTCATTTCAAATACTACAGAAATTGGCATTACTTTGCATAAAGACGATGACCTGAAGGCAAACCCGCCTAAGTCCTTCCCTGGCAAACTTACTGCTTTTTTGTACGAAAGATTTATGACTTTGGGAGGCTCAGCAGATAGCGGTATGCTGATCTTACCTACAGAGCTGATTTTGGATAATGGCAGCAAATTGAAAGACATCGTCCTTGAGCTCTCGGTGATTAATCGCCTGGGCAGCGACTTTACGGATTGGATCAAAGAGCATACTATTTTTTGCAATACATTGGTAGACCGCATCGTACCGGGTGAGCCGGAAGAAGTTAAGCAGCAAAAAATAGAGGAAGAATTAGGATTTGAAGATCAATTACTGACAATAAGTGAGGTGTACCGCCTCTTTGCGGTAGAAGGAGATAAGGAAAAAATTCTCGCCAAAGCTCCCTGGCTGGCAGTAGACGAAGGCATCATCATCAGTGAAGACATTACACCTTACAGAGAGAGAAAGCTGCGTATCCTCAATGGAGGCCATACCATCAGCGTTGCCGCAGGCTACCTTTGTGCTTTGGAAACTGTGTATGACTGTATGGAAGATGAAGTGATGTCACAGTTTATCAGCAAAGTAATTAAAAAAGAGATCGTACCTACCCTGGAGATTGACCAGAAAATGGCATCGGATTTTGCCAATGATGTACTGGATCGCTTCCGTAATCCTTTTCTCAATCATAAGCTGATCAGCATTACCCTGCAATACACTTCCAAGATGAATATGCGCAATGGGCTAACTTTCAAGCGTTATTGTGATAAATATGGAGAAGCCCCTGAGCTCATGAGCGCAGGTTTTGCTGCTTACCTGATGTTCTTGCGTCCGGTCAAAAAGGAAGATGGAACATATTATGGTGAGTTTAATGGCCAAAATTATCCTATCAATGACGATCAGGCAGACTATTTTTATCAAATCTGGATGGATGCTGATTTAAATGACCCGGTTTTGGTGAATGACCTGGTAGATAAAGTATTGCTCAACCAACAGATTTGGGAGCAGGACTTAAAAAACCTTGGAGACTTCGCCGCCAAGGTGAAGCACTATCTGGGCGAGTTTGAACAAAAAGGCGTAAGAGCTACGCTGGCTGAAATAGTGAATAAGTAG
- a CDS encoding carbon-nitrogen hydrolase family protein codes for MNRRNFINASAAALGSVSLVSQFAYAKPKYQKLGVVPKINRLPREIWVAALTQQGIAGDSLEEVVQSAVRKMETVSSYEPDIICLPEYFHVQGLRDNHLSVEEASEEPIGKISQPLADFARRQQCYVIAPIFTQEKGSCYNAAVLIDRFGQMVGEYRKARPTESEIANGVTPGDLDPPVFETDFGKIGIQICFDIEWIEGWQRLKQKGAEIVFWPSAFAGGRKVNTMAMWHKYYVVSSTQKEYYQNMQAYRRRGGLEWKLQPVGSVRSCQP; via the coding sequence ATGAACCGAAGGAATTTTATTAATGCGTCGGCAGCAGCCCTGGGGAGTGTAAGTTTGGTAAGTCAATTTGCCTATGCCAAACCTAAATACCAAAAGCTTGGAGTTGTACCTAAGATCAACCGTCTTCCCCGGGAAATTTGGGTGGCCGCGCTTACCCAGCAGGGCATAGCAGGCGATAGCCTGGAAGAAGTGGTACAAAGTGCTGTTCGCAAAATGGAAACGGTAAGCAGCTATGAGCCGGATATCATTTGCCTGCCTGAATACTTTCATGTACAGGGACTCAGAGACAATCATTTATCAGTAGAAGAAGCCTCAGAAGAACCTATTGGGAAAATATCTCAGCCATTGGCCGACTTTGCCCGGCGGCAGCAGTGTTATGTAATTGCTCCTATATTTACTCAGGAGAAAGGAAGCTGCTACAATGCCGCTGTCCTGATTGATCGCTTTGGTCAAATGGTGGGCGAATACCGTAAAGCCAGACCTACTGAAAGCGAAATAGCCAATGGCGTTACCCCCGGGGATTTAGACCCACCAGTCTTTGAAACAGACTTTGGTAAAATCGGTATACAAATCTGCTTTGATATAGAATGGATAGAGGGCTGGCAAAGACTTAAGCAAAAAGGGGCTGAGATAGTCTTTTGGCCCTCTGCCTTTGCCGGAGGCAGAAAAGTGAATACCATGGCAATGTGGCACAAATATTATGTGGTTTCCAGCACACAAAAGGAATACTACCAAAATATGCAAGCCTACAGGAGAAGAGGTGGCCTGGAGTGGAAATTACAGCCAGTGGGGAGTGTGCGCTCCTGTCAACCTTGA
- a CDS encoding sugar phosphate isomerase/epimerase family protein, whose translation MKVSRRKALASLGTVAGSSLLGSCNSSASEQNAAAAPPADEQKSLFTYCLNTSTIREKQLGLVKEIEVAAEAGYDGIEVWIPTMQAYLDAGGKLSDVKKRIDDLGIKVEDAIGFAQWIVDDPKIRADAFEQAKKEMDMLAQIGCSRIAAPPAGATKEPGLDLLAAADRYGQLLELGEQMGVMPQLEVWGFSANLHRLGQTTYVAMECGHPKARILPDVYHLYKGGTDFTALQMLSGQSIEVFHMNDYPANPPRESIVDKDRVYPGDGVAPIAQILQILAASGTPKVLSLELFNQEYWKQDPLEVAKTGLQKMKTAVEQSMKS comes from the coding sequence ATGAAAGTCTCTCGTCGTAAGGCACTGGCTTCCCTGGGGACAGTAGCCGGATCATCCCTACTGGGAAGCTGTAATTCTTCTGCTTCTGAGCAAAATGCTGCAGCTGCTCCACCTGCTGATGAACAGAAAAGCCTCTTTACCTATTGCCTCAATACCAGCACCATCCGTGAGAAACAACTCGGACTGGTAAAAGAAATAGAAGTGGCTGCCGAAGCAGGTTACGATGGTATAGAAGTATGGATTCCTACCATGCAGGCTTATCTTGATGCTGGCGGCAAGCTTAGTGATGTAAAAAAGCGCATTGATGACCTGGGCATCAAAGTAGAAGATGCCATCGGTTTCGCGCAGTGGATTGTAGACGACCCTAAAATAAGAGCAGATGCCTTTGAGCAGGCCAAGAAAGAAATGGACATGCTGGCCCAGATCGGCTGCTCCCGCATAGCTGCTCCACCGGCTGGGGCTACCAAAGAACCTGGCCTGGACCTGCTAGCCGCCGCGGACCGTTATGGTCAATTGCTGGAACTGGGAGAACAAATGGGCGTGATGCCGCAACTGGAAGTATGGGGATTCTCGGCCAACCTGCATCGCCTGGGACAAACCACCTATGTGGCGATGGAATGCGGCCACCCCAAAGCACGCATCCTGCCCGATGTATACCATCTTTATAAAGGGGGAACTGACTTCACTGCCTTACAGATGTTGAGCGGCCAGTCTATTGAAGTATTTCACATGAATGACTATCCGGCGAATCCTCCCCGAGAAAGCATCGTTGATAAGGACCGGGTATATCCGGGAGATGGCGTGGCTCCTATCGCTCAGATTCTGCAAATTCTGGCAGCCAGCGGCACGCCAAAAGTATTATCTCTGGAGTTATTTAACCAGGAGTACTGGAAACAGGACCCTCTGGAAGTAGCTAAGACCGGACTGCAAAAGATGAAAACCGCAGTAGAACAGTCAATGAAAAGCTGA
- a CDS encoding sialidase family protein, which produces MNFSSLSGLLLFLLCLNLAVENPAYGQSAGAKPIYVSGEGGYACFRIPAVLTTKSGSLLAFAEGRKGGCSDTGDIDLLLKRSEDGGKSWSGLEVVWDDGQHTCGNPAPVLDEESGDIVLLTTWNRGEDKESEIIAQTSTDTRRVFVLRSTDEGQSWSKPKEITTDVKKENWTWYATGPGSGIQLTEGAYVGRLMVACDHIEAKTKKYYSHVIYSDDGGKSWQLGGNTPRDQVNECEVVQLNDGRLMLNMRNYDRDQHARQLAYSEDGGMQWENMRHAPELIEPICQGAMLRYDTAGETYILFSNPASKEQRVNMTLKMSKDEGKTWMELRQLFAGPSAYSDLARVGAHHVGILYERGEERAYEGIFWDTIDMKEVLPSGSD; this is translated from the coding sequence ATGAATTTTTCTTCTCTATCCGGCTTACTCCTCTTTTTACTATGCTTAAACCTCGCCGTAGAAAATCCTGCTTATGGCCAGTCGGCAGGAGCCAAACCTATTTATGTTAGCGGAGAGGGAGGCTATGCCTGCTTCAGAATACCGGCCGTACTTACCACCAAAAGCGGTAGTTTACTGGCCTTTGCCGAGGGGAGAAAAGGAGGCTGCAGCGATACCGGAGACATTGACCTGCTGCTGAAACGCTCGGAGGACGGAGGCAAAAGCTGGAGTGGCCTGGAAGTGGTCTGGGATGACGGGCAGCATACCTGTGGCAATCCCGCGCCCGTGCTGGATGAAGAGAGTGGGGATATCGTTCTGTTGACTACCTGGAACAGGGGAGAGGATAAAGAGTCGGAGATCATTGCGCAAACGAGTACCGACACCCGGCGGGTATTTGTGCTGCGCTCTACCGATGAAGGGCAAAGCTGGAGCAAGCCTAAAGAAATTACTACCGATGTAAAAAAAGAAAACTGGACCTGGTATGCTACCGGACCGGGCTCCGGCATACAGCTTACAGAAGGTGCATATGTCGGGCGACTGATGGTCGCCTGTGATCATATAGAAGCGAAGACCAAAAAATATTATTCGCATGTCATCTATTCAGACGATGGGGGAAAGAGCTGGCAGTTGGGAGGCAACACCCCCCGGGATCAGGTCAACGAGTGTGAAGTAGTACAACTCAATGACGGAAGGCTGATGCTCAATATGCGCAACTATGACCGTGATCAGCATGCCCGTCAGCTGGCTTATAGCGAGGATGGGGGAATGCAGTGGGAAAATATGCGGCATGCGCCTGAGCTGATAGAACCTATTTGCCAGGGAGCCATGCTTCGCTATGACACAGCAGGTGAAACCTATATTTTGTTTTCCAATCCTGCCAGCAAAGAACAGCGAGTGAATATGACGCTCAAAATGAGCAAAGATGAAGGAAAAACATGGATGGAGCTAAGGCAACTGTTTGCGGGGCCTTCTGCCTACTCTGATCTTGCAAGGGTAGGAGCGCATCATGTAGGCATATTATATGAGAGGGGAGAGGAGCGTGCCTACGAAGGAATTTTTTGGGACACGATTGATATGAAGGAAGTGCTGCCATCAGGCTCAGACTAG
- a CDS encoding haloacid dehalogenase type II yields MQARPAVLFFDVNETLLDMQPVKTSIAQALGQKPERVALWFTNLLHYSLVSTVSHQFKDFTSIGVATLQMLAEQNNIEMSEAKAREVLKPMLSLSPHADVVQGLETLKSAGYTMVALTNSSRHAMETQLSHAQIDTYFDRSLSVEDIGIYKPHQRVYRWAAYQMDSQVEDCMMIAAHGWDVAGASYAGMQSAFIARPGQTLFPLALQPQFVVSDLKELAEVL; encoded by the coding sequence ATGCAAGCCAGACCCGCCGTACTGTTTTTTGATGTGAACGAAACGCTGCTGGATATGCAGCCGGTCAAAACATCCATTGCCCAAGCGCTGGGGCAAAAGCCTGAAAGGGTTGCCTTGTGGTTTACAAATCTGCTCCACTACAGTCTGGTGAGCACGGTGAGCCATCAGTTTAAAGATTTTACTTCTATTGGCGTGGCTACTTTACAAATGTTGGCTGAGCAAAACAACATTGAGATGAGCGAGGCGAAGGCAAGAGAAGTACTCAAACCCATGCTTAGCTTAAGTCCCCATGCGGATGTGGTGCAGGGACTTGAGACCTTAAAAAGTGCTGGCTATACGATGGTGGCCCTGACCAACTCTTCCCGCCATGCCATGGAAACTCAATTGAGCCATGCTCAAATAGACACTTACTTTGACCGTAGCCTGAGCGTGGAAGATATCGGGATATATAAACCACATCAGCGGGTGTACCGCTGGGCGGCTTACCAGATGGATAGTCAGGTAGAAGACTGTATGATGATCGCCGCCCACGGCTGGGATGTGGCCGGGGCCAGCTATGCCGGTATGCAATCCGCTTTCATCGCCCGGCCCGGACAAACGCTCTTTCCGCTGGCTCTTCAGCCGCAGTTTGTGGTTTCTGATCTCAAGGAACTGGCAGAAGTTCTATAA